The genomic window GTATTGACGACATGGTCATCCCCGAAGAAAAGCCCCTCATCATCCACCAGACCGAGGAGGCGGTGAAGCGGGTGGCGCGGGACTACAAGAAGGGCGAGATATCCAACGGCGAGCGCTACAACATGGTCATAGACGCCTGGACCGACGCCACCGACCAAGTGGCCGAGAAGATGTTCCACACCCTGTCGCGGGATCACGGTGGGTACAACCCCATCTACATGATGGCCGACTCGGGGGCGCGGGACAGCCGACAGCAGATACGCCAGCTCGCCGGGATGCGCGGCCTGATGGCCAAGCCCCAGAAGAAGGTCACCGGCTCCATCGGCGAAATTATCGAGGAGCCGATTCTGGCCAACTTCCGCGACGGTCTGTCGGTGCTGGAGTACTTCATCTCCACCCACGGCGCCCGGAAGGGGCTGGCGGACACGGCCCTGAAGACCGCCGACGCCGGCTACCTCACCCGCCGGCTGGTGGACGTGGCCCAGGACACCATCATCACCCTCCACGACTGCGAGACGATTCGGGGGTTAGACATCGAGGCCCTCCACGAGGGCGACGAAATCATCGAGCCCCTGTCGGATCGCATCCTCGGGCGGGTGGTGCTCGACGACATCTACCATCCGGTGACCAACGAGGTTCTCGCGCACGCCGGCGAGCTGGTGGGCGAGGAAAAAGCGCTCATCATCGAGGATTCCGGCCTGGAGCGGGTCAAGATTCGGTCGGTTTTGACCTGCGAGGCGGAGCAAGGGGTGTGCGCCCTGTGCTATGGGGCGAACCTGGCCACGGGCAAGCTGGTGGACATTGGGGAGGCGGTGGGCGTCATCTCCGCCCAGAGCATCGGCGAGCCGGGCACCCAGCTCACCCTGCGCACATTCCACATCGGCGGCACCGCGAGCCGGATCATCCAGCAGACCCACGCCGAGGCCCGCCGCCCCGGTCGCGTCGAGCTGCACAATCTGGACACCATCGTCAACCAAGCGGGCCAGTGCCTGGCCAACAGCCGCAACGGTCACATCGTCCTCTACGACGACGAGGGCAACGAGCTCATTAAGTACGAAGTGCCCTACGGGGCCGAGGTCCGCGTCGAGCACGGCCACACGGTCAAGCGGGGCGACATCCTCTTGGCCTGGGAACCCTACACCAGCCCGATTCTTTCCACCATCGAAGGCAGCGTGGAGTTCGTGGACATCGTGGACGGCGTCACCGTGGCCGAGGAGCTGGACGAATCTTCGGAACGCATCCAGCGCGTCATCACCGAGTACAAGGACAAAAAGCTTCACCCCCAGATTCTCGTCCACGGCGAGAACGACAAGGAGGAGGTTTACTCGGTGCCCATCGGCGCCTACCTCCTCAGCCACCACGACGAAGAGGTCAAGGCCGGCGACGTGCTGGCCAAGATCCCCCTGGAGTGGGGCAAGACCTCGGACATCACCGGCGGCCTGCCACGGGTCGTCGAGCTCCTCGAGGCCCGCAAGCCCAAGAATCCCGCCACCATCACCGAGATAGACGGCCGCGTTTCCTTCGGCCAGCCCAAGAAGGGAAAGCGTTCGATCAAGGTCGCCAACGAGGTCGAGGAGCGGGAGTACCTCGTGCCCTTCGGCAAGCACGTCATCGTCTTCGAGGGGGACGAAGTGCAGGCGGGCGATCCCCTGACCGAGGGGGACATNNNNNNNNNNNNNNNNNNNNCTTCTGGCGGTGAAGGGCTCGACCATCGTGCAGGAGTACCTGGTCAACCAGATTCAGGAGGTTTACCGGCTTCAGGGGGTCTCCATCAACGACAAGCACATGGAGGTCATCGTCCGCAAGATGCTCCGCCGGGTGCAGATAGACGACATCGGCGACACGCGCTTCCTTCCGGGCGAGCTGGTGGACCGCCACGCCTACCGGGACGAGAACCGGGCCGTCATCGAGGAGGGGGGAAGACCGGCCACCGCCCATCCCGTGCTTCAGGGAATCACCAAGGCCAGCCTGTCCACGGTGAGCTTCCTTTCGGCCTCCAGTTTCCAGGACACGACCCGCGTCCTGGCCGAGGCCGCCGTGTCGGGCAAGCGGGACTTCCTCCGCGGCCTGAAGGAGAACGTGCTCGTGGGCCGGCTGATTCCCGCCGGTACCGGCCTGCACTCCGAGAATGTCTATGAAACCGCAGCGGAGGTCAAGTATCGGGAGCCGCAGGATGAGGTGGAGAAGGCGCCCGGAGGAACGGCCCTCCAGTTCGAGGTATTCGACGGGTCATCCGATGTGCCCGACGAGGAGGAGACCGAGGTCGAAAAGGTGGAAGGCGAACCGGAGATTCATGAAGAGGGGATTGGGGAGCAGGATTAATTAGCGCGGGCCCGGGGAATCTGATGGGCGTCCGAGTTGCCTTTTTGTCCGCCGAGGAGGTGGCCCGGGCTTAGCCGACCGCGGGTCGGAGGACGGGATGGCTGTACACCGCGTGCTCCGGGCCGAGTTCATCACGAGCGCGGCCTCACCGAGCGGCATCCCGGAACCGGGGGTGCCGGAAATCGCGCTCCTCGGCCGCTCCAACGTGGGCAAGTCCAGCCTCATCAACATCCTGGTCGGCCGGAAGCGTCTGGCCTACCCCAGCTCCACACCGGGCAAAACCCGGCTTTTGAATTTTTACCAGGTCCGGTTGCGCACGGGACGGGGCTTTACAGATCTGTGTCTGGTGGACACGCCGGGTTATGGTTACGCACGGGTGCTGAGGTCCGAACAGGGGCGCTTCGACGAGCTGGCATGCGCCATTCTGGCCGTCTCCCGACCGTCGCGCGCCGGCGTGGTGCAGATTGTGGACGTCCGGCACCCCGGTCTGGAGAGCGATGTCGCCGCCCGGGAGTGGCTGGAGGCCCTGGAGGTTCCCGTCATCGTGGCGGCTACCAAGGCCGATAAGCTCTCCCGCAACCACCTTCAGCATGCCCTGGCCGAGCACCACCGTGCGCTCGGGGTGATGCCCATCCCCTTCTCGGCGGTCACCGGCGCGGGGCGGGAGGAGCTGTGGTCGGCAGCCCTCGAGATGCTCCGGCGCCACGGGGAACTTGACTGAGGGTCTTGGAAGTGCTACAGTAAACAGGCTTTCAACAACCGACTCGCCCCCCGCGGGGTGAAGGGTGGTGTTCGTCATGCCCAGAGCGTTTTGGACTGTACTCGTAGGACTCGTCCTCGCCGGGGCCGCGTCGGCGGATTTTACGGCTATCCTCCAGGAGGACATCACCGAGGACACCGTCTGGGATATCTCCGGTTCCCCGTACGTGGTCTACGGCAACCTGTACGTTACCAACGGGGCCACGCTGCGCATCGAGGACGGCGTCACCGTCCGCTTCGACAAGGTCAGCCATGACGGCGGCCGCTGGGACGGCGCCGAGATAATCGTTATCCACGGCTCGTTGATCGCCGAGGGAACCCCCGGCTGGCCCATCGTCTTCACCTCCAACGAACAGATACCGTTCCCCGGCGACTGGGGTGCCATCGTGGTCGAGGGCGACAACCCGGTGATTCTGGAGAACTGCCGACTCGAGTACGCCAAAGAGGGTCTTCTTCTGTGGAACATGACCGTCAGCGCCTCCATGTCGTCGTCCATAACCGGGCTCGAGATAACCAACTGCTCGGTCCACGGTATCGGCATCGTGGGCGGCACGCCGCCGGACATCTTCGGCTGCACCATCGTGGGAAACG from bacterium includes these protein-coding regions:
- a CDS encoding DNA-directed RNA polymerase subunit beta': LLAVKGSTIVQEYLVNQIQEVYRLQGVSINDKHMEVIVRKMLRRVQIDDIGDTRFLPGELVDRHAYRDENRAVIEEGGRPATAHPVLQGITKASLSTVSFLSASSFQDTTRVLAEAAVSGKRDFLRGLKENVLVGRLIPAGTGLHSENVYETAAEVKYREPQDEVEKAPGGTALQFEVFDGSSDVPDEEETEVEKVEGEPEIHEEGIGEQD
- a CDS encoding right-handed parallel beta-helix repeat-containing protein gives rise to the protein MPRAFWTVLVGLVLAGAASADFTAILQEDITEDTVWDISGSPYVVYGNLYVTNGATLRIEDGVTVRFDKVSHDGGRWDGAEIIVIHGSLIAEGTPGWPIVFTSNEQIPFPGDWGAIVVEGDNPVILENCRLEYAKEGLLLWNMTVSASMSSSITGLEITNCSVHGIGIVGGTPPDIFGCTIVGNGSGLPYQGGINLMDCAASINQNNLFDNYPYDLVNDSIYNVDATANWWDSVDEMVIAGKIFDFHDRSVLGEVDFVPFLTEPAGEGGGVAWQTWGLIKSAYEAH
- the yihA gene encoding ribosome biogenesis GTP-binding protein YihA/YsxC, whose product is MAVHRVLRAEFITSAASPSGIPEPGVPEIALLGRSNVGKSSLINILVGRKRLAYPSSTPGKTRLLNFYQVRLRTGRGFTDLCLVDTPGYGYARVLRSEQGRFDELACAILAVSRPSRAGVVQIVDVRHPGLESDVAAREWLEALEVPVIVAATKADKLSRNHLQHALAEHHRALGVMPIPFSAVTGAGREELWSAALEMLRRHGELD